One region of Neisseria mucosa genomic DNA includes:
- a CDS encoding alcohol dehydrogenase AdhP: protein MQAVVVNQNVAGDVEVVEREVRPLEYGEALVEVECCGVCHTDLHVAAGDYGEKPGRVLGHEGIGIVKEVAPGANALKVGDRVSIAWLFQSCGSCEYCNTGRETLCRSVLNAGYTADGGMATHCIVDADYAVKVPDGLDPAQASSITCAGVTTYKGVKVSGVRPGQWIAIYGAGGLGNLGVQYAKKVFGAHVVAIDINDEKLAFAKESGADLVINAAKEDAAKVIQEKTGGAHAAVVTAVSAAAFNSAVDCVRAGGRVVAIGLPPESMDLSIPRLVLDGIEVVGSLVGTRKDLEEAFQFGAEGLVVPKVQLRALDEAPAIFQEMREGKITGRMVIDMKKECGCGHH from the coding sequence ATGCAAGCAGTTGTTGTGAATCAAAATGTAGCAGGTGATGTAGAAGTTGTAGAACGCGAAGTACGCCCGTTGGAATACGGCGAGGCGTTGGTTGAAGTCGAATGTTGCGGCGTGTGCCATACCGACCTGCACGTTGCGGCGGGCGACTACGGCGAAAAACCGGGACGCGTGTTGGGACACGAAGGCATCGGTATCGTCAAAGAAGTTGCTCCGGGCGCGAATGCACTGAAAGTCGGCGACCGCGTCAGCATCGCATGGTTGTTCCAAAGCTGCGGTTCGTGCGAATACTGTAATACCGGCCGCGAAACCTTGTGTCGTTCCGTATTGAACGCAGGCTACACCGCCGACGGCGGCATGGCGACCCACTGTATCGTCGATGCAGACTACGCCGTCAAAGTACCCGACGGCCTCGACCCTGCGCAAGCTTCCAGCATTACCTGCGCCGGCGTAACCACTTACAAAGGCGTGAAAGTTTCCGGCGTGCGTCCGGGACAATGGATTGCCATTTACGGTGCGGGCGGTTTGGGTAACTTGGGTGTCCAATACGCGAAAAAAGTATTCGGCGCACACGTCGTCGCCATCGACATCAACGATGAAAAACTGGCATTCGCTAAAGAAAGCGGCGCTGATTTAGTCATCAACGCCGCCAAAGAAGACGCTGCCAAAGTGATTCAGGAAAAAACCGGCGGTGCACACGCAGCCGTTGTCACCGCCGTATCCGCCGCCGCGTTCAATTCTGCCGTGGACTGCGTCCGTGCAGGCGGCCGCGTCGTTGCCATTGGTCTGCCGCCCGAATCTATGGACTTGTCCATCCCGCGTCTGGTCTTGGACGGCATCGAAGTGGTCGGCTCGCTGGTCGGTACGCGCAAAGACTTGGAAGAAGCCTTCCAATTCGGCGCAGAAGGCTTGGTCGTACCGAAAGTCCAACTGCGTGCTTTGGACGAAGCTCCGGCGATTTTCCAAGAAATGCGCGAAGGCAAAATCACCGGCCGCATGGTTATCGACATGAAAAAAGAATGCGGCTGCGGTCATCATTAA
- a CDS encoding aldehyde dehydrogenase, with protein sequence MAKDLNVFDKEYGLLINGVWTKPGALLDSYNPANGELLAKFTDASDADVDAAVAAAQEAFKTWRKTTTTERAAILNKIADVIDENLELFALQETLDNGKPIRETRAADIPLASDHFRYFASVIRGEEGTATQLDSEDLSIVLREPIGVVGQIIPWNFPFLMAAWKIAPALAAGCTIVIHPSSSTSLSLLSLAQKINHLLPKGVLNIITGRGSKSGEYMLHHKGFNKLAFTGSTEIGRRIGIAAAEMLIPSTLELGGKSANIFFDDMPFDKALEGAQKGILFNQGQVCCAGSRIFVQEGIYDKFVNALAEEFKKIKVGLPWEDDTQMGSQVNAGQLETILKYVKIGEQEGCRIITGGKKIEGALGKGEFVEPTLIEAGSNSARVAQEEIFGPVATVIKFKTEEEVIKMANDSEYGLGGAVWSTDINRCLRVSNALETGRVWVNCYNRLPAGAPFGGYKTSGIGRETHKMMLAAYTQVKNIYISTREEREGFY encoded by the coding sequence ATGGCAAAAGATTTAAATGTGTTTGATAAAGAGTACGGCCTCTTGATTAACGGCGTGTGGACCAAACCCGGCGCGCTTTTGGATTCATACAATCCTGCCAACGGAGAATTGTTAGCCAAATTTACCGACGCATCCGATGCCGATGTCGATGCTGCGGTTGCCGCCGCGCAAGAAGCGTTCAAAACATGGCGCAAAACCACCACCACCGAACGCGCTGCCATCCTCAACAAAATCGCCGATGTGATTGACGAAAACTTGGAATTGTTCGCCTTGCAGGAAACGCTGGACAACGGCAAACCCATCCGCGAAACCCGCGCCGCCGACATCCCGCTGGCTTCCGACCATTTCCGCTACTTTGCCAGCGTGATCCGCGGCGAAGAAGGCACTGCCACCCAGCTTGACTCCGAAGACCTGTCTATCGTCCTGCGCGAACCCATCGGCGTAGTCGGTCAGATTATTCCGTGGAACTTCCCCTTCCTGATGGCGGCTTGGAAAATCGCCCCCGCGCTCGCCGCAGGCTGTACCATCGTTATCCACCCGTCTTCCAGCACTTCGCTGAGCCTGTTGTCGCTCGCTCAAAAAATTAACCACCTGCTGCCTAAAGGCGTGCTGAACATCATCACCGGACGCGGTTCTAAATCCGGCGAATACATGCTGCACCACAAAGGCTTCAACAAACTCGCCTTCACCGGCTCGACCGAAATCGGCCGCCGCATCGGCATCGCTGCCGCCGAAATGCTCATTCCCTCCACCTTGGAGCTGGGCGGCAAATCCGCCAACATCTTCTTTGACGACATGCCGTTTGACAAAGCCCTCGAAGGCGCGCAAAAAGGCATTTTGTTCAACCAAGGCCAAGTATGCTGCGCCGGTTCGCGCATCTTCGTACAAGAAGGCATTTACGACAAATTCGTCAACGCCTTGGCGGAAGAGTTCAAAAAAATCAAAGTCGGCCTGCCTTGGGAAGACGATACCCAAATGGGTTCGCAAGTCAACGCCGGTCAGCTTGAAACCATTTTGAAATACGTCAAAATTGGCGAACAGGAAGGCTGTCGCATCATCACCGGCGGTAAGAAAATCGAAGGCGCGTTGGGCAAAGGCGAATTTGTCGAGCCGACCTTGATCGAAGCCGGCAGCAACAGCGCCCGCGTCGCCCAAGAAGAAATCTTCGGCCCGGTTGCTACCGTGATTAAATTCAAAACCGAAGAAGAAGTCATCAAAATGGCCAACGACAGCGAATACGGCCTGGGCGGCGCAGTGTGGAGTACCGATATCAACCGCTGCCTGCGCGTTTCCAACGCACTGGAAACCGGCCGCGTCTGGGTGAACTGCTACAACCGCCTGCCCGCAGGCGCACCGTTCGGCGGCTACAAGACTTCAGGTATCGGCCGCGAAACCCACAAAATGATGCTTGCCGCCTACACGCAGGTGAAAAACATCTACATTTCCACCCGCGAAGAGCGCGAAGGCTTCTATTGA
- a CDS encoding nucleoid-associated protein, YbaB/EbfC family, with amino-acid sequence MFGKAGLGGLMKQAQQMQENMKKAQAKLAETEVEGEAGNGLVKVVMTCAHVVRKLEISPDLIQEAADDKEMLEDLVLAAINAASEKAEETTNKTMGAFTQGLPAGMGDFFR; translated from the coding sequence ATGTTCGGAAAAGCCGGATTAGGCGGCCTGATGAAACAGGCGCAGCAAATGCAGGAAAACATGAAAAAAGCGCAAGCGAAACTTGCCGAGACCGAAGTAGAAGGCGAAGCAGGCAACGGCTTGGTTAAAGTCGTCATGACCTGCGCCCACGTCGTGCGCAAACTCGAAATCAGCCCCGACCTGATTCAAGAAGCCGCAGACGACAAAGAAATGCTCGAAGATTTGGTGCTCGCCGCCATCAACGCCGCTTCTGAAAAAGCCGAAGAAACCACCAACAAAACCATGGGTGCATTCACCCAAGGCCTGCCCGCAGGCATGGGCGACTTCTTCCGTTAA
- a CDS encoding IS481 family transposase encodes MNMHKNTRLTPHHRQAIWLAYTQGKESVTSLARRYQVSRVTIYRALKAARGRMLKPQTSTNNRFKQAKYGMKRLAKVERSIQEKLKKQAKRYNKSYPGELVHLDTKRLPLLKGQKATDKRDYLFVAIDDFSRELYAAILPDKTADSAAKFLTEHLIDPCPYLIECVYSDNGTEYKGSANHAFGVACYENGIGQKFTRVARPQTNGKAERVIRTLMEMWHEKQSFESPEHRQKELCRFVNFYNTVKPHRSLNGDTPFEVLQAYFSQPVV; translated from the coding sequence ATGAACATGCACAAAAACACCCGCCTCACCCCGCACCACCGACAAGCCATTTGGCTGGCCTACACGCAGGGGAAGGAAAGCGTCACCTCCCTGGCACGCCGCTACCAAGTCAGCCGCGTCACCATTTACCGCGCACTTAAAGCCGCAAGAGGCAGAATGCTCAAACCGCAAACCAGTACCAACAACCGTTTCAAACAGGCAAAGTACGGAATGAAACGCCTGGCCAAGGTAGAACGCAGCATTCAGGAAAAACTCAAAAAGCAGGCCAAACGCTACAATAAATCCTACCCCGGAGAGCTGGTGCATCTCGACACCAAACGGCTGCCGCTGCTCAAAGGGCAGAAAGCCACCGATAAGCGGGATTACCTGTTTGTCGCCATCGACGATTTCTCAAGGGAGCTATACGCCGCCATTTTGCCGGACAAAACCGCAGACAGCGCCGCCAAGTTTCTGACCGAACACCTGATTGATCCCTGCCCATACCTGATTGAGTGCGTTTACTCCGACAACGGTACGGAATACAAAGGCTCGGCCAACCATGCTTTCGGTGTAGCCTGTTACGAGAACGGGATTGGTCAAAAGTTTACCCGGGTTGCCCGTCCGCAGACCAACGGTAAGGCGGAGCGGGTTATCCGTACCCTGATGGAGATGTGGCATGAGAAACAGTCGTTTGAGAGTCCGGAACATCGGCAAAAGGAGTTGTGCCGCTTTGTTAATTTTTATAACACTGTGAAGCCACACCGCAGTTTGAACGGCGATACGCCGTTTGAGGTCTTACAGGCTTATTTTTCTCAACCTGTTGTGTAA
- a CDS encoding DNA polymerase III subunit gamma/tau, whose product MAYQVLARKWRPKTFADLVGQEHVVKALRNALDEGRLHHAYLLTGTRGVGKTTIARILAKSLNCENAQHGEPCGVCQSCTQIDTGRYVDLLEIDAASNTGIDNIREVLENAQYAPTAGKYKVYIIDEVHMLSKSAFNAMLKTLEEPPEHVKFILATTDPHKVPITVLSRCLQFVLRNMTSQQVADHLAHVLNNENIAYEPAALQLLGRAAAGSMRDALSLLDQAIAMGSGSVAEQDVRQMIGAVDKQYLYELLAGIVNQDGEALLAKAQEMAARAIGFDSALSELAMLLQRLALIQAVPSALAHDDPERETLLQLSQALSGEQIQLYYQCTIHGKQDLSLAPDEYAGFVMTLLRMLAFAPLAADAHDVGGHIENTELHSAETGVHTAKKPLQLPQSEAAKPPVRTTSTPATSSENKVAEPISTQGNNDVPPWEDAPSDVETVSDTPVQTADASVQTTSDAAETNTPSANEAETPFQTTPQAETSSENQVSDYGAANNEADVSLSQTSSENPIQTTPIEETVEAEAFVHEAPAEPFYDYGSPEHDYPVADSAEMPPPPDWEHAVPADTAEAESEAEEDSDDEDGTQFAPLPEFSTENWAAIVRHFARKLGAAQMLAQHAAWTHYDAGSHLMMLSLTDEARATANKERLDKIKNTLAEAYGLPLKLQTEPWRDDAGWETPTMRRQRLQLEGRQQAQDLLEADETARQVLKVFEAQWQPDSLELAEQAE is encoded by the coding sequence ATGGCTTATCAAGTTCTTGCCCGTAAATGGCGTCCGAAAACCTTTGCCGATTTAGTCGGTCAGGAACATGTCGTCAAAGCCTTGCGCAACGCGCTGGACGAAGGCCGCCTTCACCATGCCTACCTGCTGACCGGTACGCGCGGGGTCGGGAAAACCACCATCGCCCGTATTCTGGCGAAAAGCCTGAACTGCGAAAACGCGCAACACGGCGAACCTTGCGGCGTGTGCCAAAGCTGTACGCAAATCGACACCGGACGCTACGTTGACCTGCTGGAAATCGACGCCGCCTCCAATACCGGCATCGACAACATCCGCGAAGTATTGGAAAACGCCCAATACGCGCCGACCGCCGGCAAATACAAAGTCTATATCATCGACGAAGTACATATGCTCTCCAAAAGCGCGTTCAACGCCATGCTGAAAACGCTGGAAGAGCCGCCCGAACACGTCAAATTCATCCTTGCGACCACCGATCCGCACAAAGTCCCCATTACCGTTTTGAGCCGCTGCCTGCAATTTGTCTTGCGCAACATGACTTCGCAACAGGTTGCCGACCACCTTGCCCATGTTTTAAACAACGAAAACATCGCCTACGAACCCGCCGCCCTGCAACTTTTAGGCCGTGCCGCCGCAGGCTCGATGCGCGATGCCCTGAGCCTGCTCGACCAAGCCATTGCCATGGGTTCGGGCAGCGTTGCCGAACAAGACGTCCGCCAAATGATAGGCGCGGTGGACAAGCAATATCTGTACGAACTGCTGGCGGGCATCGTCAACCAAGACGGCGAAGCCCTGCTGGCGAAAGCGCAGGAAATGGCGGCGCGCGCCATCGGCTTTGACAGCGCGTTGAGCGAACTTGCCATGCTGTTGCAACGCCTCGCCTTGATACAGGCGGTTCCTTCCGCTTTGGCACACGACGACCCTGAGCGCGAAACCCTGTTGCAACTAAGCCAGGCACTCAGCGGCGAACAAATCCAGCTTTATTATCAATGCACTATCCACGGCAAACAGGATTTGAGCCTTGCGCCCGACGAATACGCTGGCTTCGTCATGACCCTGCTGCGTATGCTTGCGTTTGCCCCGTTGGCAGCGGATGCGCACGACGTTGGCGGACATATCGAAAATACCGAGCTGCATTCTGCCGAAACGGGTGTCCATACCGCAAAAAAGCCTTTGCAACTTCCCCAGTCTGAAGCCGCCAAACCACCCGTTCGGACGACCTCCACGCCTGCAACGTCGTCTGAAAACAAGGTTGCCGAACCGATTTCAACTCAAGGAAACAACGACGTTCCACCTTGGGAAGACGCGCCGAGCGATGTGGAAACCGTATCGGACACGCCTGTGCAAACGGCGGATGCGAGCGTTCAGACGACCTCTGACGCAGCAGAGACAAACACTCCGTCCGCAAACGAAGCAGAAACGCCGTTTCAGACGACCCCTCAAGCCGAAACGTCGTCTGAAAACCAAGTTTCCGATTACGGGGCAGCAAACAACGAAGCCGACGTTTCCTTGTCTCAAACGTCGTCTGAAAACCCTATTCAGACGACCCCGATTGAAGAAACCGTGGAAGCAGAAGCATTTGTGCATGAAGCTCCCGCAGAGCCTTTCTACGATTACGGTTCGCCCGAGCATGACTACCCTGTAGCGGATAGCGCGGAAATGCCCCCGCCGCCGGATTGGGAACACGCCGTCCCTGCCGATACGGCAGAAGCAGAATCGGAAGCCGAAGAAGACAGCGACGACGAAGACGGCACGCAGTTCGCCCCGCTGCCCGAGTTTTCTACTGAAAACTGGGCGGCAATCGTCCGACACTTCGCCCGCAAGCTCGGCGCCGCGCAAATGCTGGCGCAACACGCCGCATGGACGCACTACGACGCAGGCAGCCATCTGATGATGCTGTCGCTGACCGACGAAGCCCGCGCCACCGCCAACAAAGAGCGGCTCGACAAAATCAAAAACACGCTTGCCGAAGCCTACGGCCTGCCGTTGAAATTGCAAACCGAACCATGGCGCGACGATGCAGGTTGGGAAACCCCGACCATGCGCCGCCAACGCCTCCAGCTCGAAGGCAGGCAGCAGGCACAGGATTTGCTCGAAGCCGACGAAACCGCGCGTCAGGTTTTAAAAGTTTTCGAAGCCCAATGGCAGCCCGATTCTTTGGAACTGGCGGAGCAAGCGGAATAA
- a CDS encoding DUF2199 domain-containing protein: MYTCTSCGEKHEDMPALCFATPAPYDQLSEEERIAYQAECDSDFCIIRYPDQTDRFIRAVLLIPIIGHEETLEYGVWVSVSEKSFNDYQSHFHDNPENVVYFGMICNWLPPYESDTFGLHCNVVTQSDNRRPLLQLHQGSEHPLVRDFYHGIEYAEAQARIEAAFGADY, encoded by the coding sequence ATGTACACTTGCACTTCCTGCGGCGAAAAACATGAAGACATGCCGGCGCTCTGCTTTGCCACTCCCGCTCCCTATGACCAACTCAGTGAAGAAGAACGCATTGCTTATCAAGCGGAATGCGATTCTGATTTCTGTATCATCCGTTATCCCGACCAAACCGACCGCTTTATCCGCGCGGTGCTGCTTATTCCGATTATCGGGCATGAGGAAACGCTGGAATACGGGGTGTGGGTATCCGTCAGCGAAAAGAGTTTTAACGACTATCAAAGCCACTTTCACGACAATCCGGAAAACGTCGTTTATTTCGGCATGATCTGCAACTGGCTGCCCCCTTACGAATCCGACACCTTCGGTCTGCACTGCAATGTCGTTACCCAGTCCGACAACCGACGTCCCCTGCTGCAACTCCATCAAGGTAGCGAACATCCGCTGGTACGCGACTTTTATCACGGCATAGAATATGCCGAAGCGCAGGCAAGGATAGAGGCGGCATTCGGGGCAGACTATTAA
- a CDS encoding DUF2750 domain-containing protein, whose protein sequence is MGYPPQAIQSILRLSAQKRFEHAVKDIADAECLYVMADEEGDWSFWGDDDGHTSLAIWSDLEFARLSLAQAGDASLCIFELELEEFLEDGIPYLMDIGSYIAIFPTPDDPETVDMPAIEFAARINKILEESYGEALDLPYLNG, encoded by the coding sequence ATGGGATATCCACCACAAGCCATTCAATCTATTCTGCGTCTGTCCGCACAAAAACGTTTTGAACACGCCGTTAAAGACATTGCCGATGCAGAATGTCTTTATGTGATGGCAGACGAAGAAGGAGACTGGTCATTTTGGGGCGATGATGACGGCCATACCTCGCTGGCTATTTGGTCAGATTTGGAATTTGCCCGCTTATCCTTGGCACAGGCAGGAGACGCAAGTCTTTGCATCTTCGAATTGGAGCTTGAAGAATTTTTAGAAGACGGCATTCCCTATCTGATGGACATTGGCAGCTACATTGCCATTTTCCCCACGCCTGACGACCCCGAAACCGTCGATATGCCTGCTATTGAATTTGCCGCCCGTATCAACAAAATTTTGGAAGAAAGCTATGGTGAAGCTTTGGATCTGCCTTATTTGAACGGTTAA
- the recO gene encoding DNA repair protein RecO: MTNQRINHEPVFLLASAPWRESSLWVEVFSRRYGRVALLARSARKRQSELRGVLVPFVPVSASWYGSQELKTLHRAEWIGGWPQPQGRALFSGLYINELMLKLTAREDPIPELYDALEAVMRAVCGENSHTAALRRFEWALLTRLGFAPDLFHDGNGEAIRAEETYWLTPENAVVPIEEAERFNPRNHGVAVSGDILIQLREGDFTHPESLGQSLKITRLLIDNLLPEGIKSRQVLQQLQQFSFGI, translated from the coding sequence ATGACCAACCAGCGTATCAACCACGAACCCGTCTTCCTGCTTGCTTCTGCCCCTTGGCGCGAGAGCAGTTTATGGGTGGAAGTGTTCAGTCGCCGTTACGGGCGCGTGGCTTTACTGGCGAGAAGTGCGCGCAAGCGGCAGAGCGAGTTGCGCGGCGTATTGGTGCCGTTTGTACCGGTCAGCGCCTCTTGGTACGGTTCGCAAGAGTTGAAAACGCTGCATCGTGCAGAGTGGATAGGCGGCTGGCCGCAGCCGCAAGGCAGGGCTTTGTTCAGCGGTCTGTATATCAACGAACTAATGCTCAAACTGACGGCTCGCGAAGACCCGATACCCGAGCTTTACGACGCTCTGGAAGCAGTGATGCGGGCGGTATGCGGTGAAAACAGCCATACCGCTGCGCTGCGGCGTTTCGAATGGGCTTTACTTACCCGTTTGGGATTCGCGCCCGATTTGTTCCACGATGGCAACGGCGAAGCAATCCGCGCCGAAGAAACCTACTGGCTGACGCCTGAAAACGCGGTTGTCCCGATCGAAGAAGCTGAACGCTTCAATCCGCGCAACCATGGTGTTGCCGTCAGCGGCGACATCTTGATTCAGTTGCGCGAAGGCGATTTCACCCACCCCGAAAGTCTCGGACAGTCGCTAAAAATCACGCGCCTGCTGATTGACAACCTCCTGCCCGAAGGCATTAAATCCAGACAGGTTTTGCAACAGCTCCAGCAATTCAGTTTCGGTATTTAA
- a CDS encoding zinc-finger domain-containing protein, with product MNANTETVIIYPKDLPLHCSGPNHETWNGHPRVFLPIQSDSDIECPYCGTRYHLEGHIPHHHY from the coding sequence ATGAACGCAAACACCGAAACCGTCATTATCTACCCCAAAGACCTGCCGCTGCACTGCTCCGGCCCCAACCACGAAACTTGGAACGGTCATCCGCGCGTCTTCCTCCCGATTCAGTCCGACAGCGACATCGAATGCCCCTACTGCGGGACGCGTTACCATCTCGAAGGCCACATTCCCCACCACCATTATTGA
- a CDS encoding 4-hydroxy-3-polyprenylbenzoate decarboxylase yields MKYKDLRDFIAMLEQQGKLKRVAHPVSPHLEMTEIADRVLRAEGPALLFEHPIKPDGTRYDYPVLANLFGTPERVAMGMGADSVSKLREIGQTLAYLKEPEPPKGIKDAFSKLPLLKDIWSMAPNVVKNAPCQEIVWEGEDVDLYKLPIQYCWPEDVAPLVTWGLTVTRGPHKKRQNLGIYRQQLIGKNKLIMRWLSHRGGALDYQEFRKLNPDTPYPVAVVLGCDPATILGAVTPVPDTLSEYQFAGLLRGSRTELVKCIGNDLQVPARAEIVLEGVIHPNETALEGPYGDHTGYYNEQDHFPVFTVERITMRENPIYHSTYTGKPPDEPAVLGVALNEVFVPLLQKQFPEITDFYLPPEGCSYRMAVVSMKKQYAGHAKRVMMGCWSFLRQFMYTKFIIVVDDDVNVRDWKEVIWAVTTRMDPVRDTVLVENTPIDYLDFASPVSGLGGKMGLDATNKWPGETDREWGRVIKKDSAVTAKIDEIWGELGL; encoded by the coding sequence ATGAAATACAAAGACCTACGCGACTTCATCGCTATGCTCGAACAGCAGGGCAAACTCAAACGCGTCGCGCATCCCGTTTCCCCGCATTTGGAAATGACCGAAATCGCCGACCGCGTGCTGCGCGCCGAAGGGCCGGCGTTGCTGTTTGAGCACCCGATTAAGCCCGACGGCACGCGCTACGATTATCCCGTGTTGGCGAACCTGTTCGGTACGCCCGAGCGCGTGGCAATGGGCATGGGCGCGGACAGCGTGTCCAAACTGCGCGAAATCGGGCAGACGCTGGCGTATTTGAAAGAACCCGAACCGCCCAAAGGCATTAAAGACGCATTTTCCAAACTGCCGCTGCTGAAAGACATTTGGAGCATGGCGCCGAACGTGGTGAAAAACGCGCCGTGTCAAGAAATCGTGTGGGAAGGCGAAGACGTTGATTTATATAAACTTCCGATTCAGTATTGCTGGCCGGAAGACGTTGCGCCGCTGGTAACGTGGGGCTTGACCGTAACGCGCGGACCGCACAAAAAACGCCAAAATTTAGGCATTTACCGCCAACAACTCATCGGCAAAAACAAGCTGATTATGCGCTGGCTGTCGCATCGCGGCGGCGCGTTGGATTATCAGGAATTCCGCAAACTCAATCCTGATACGCCGTATCCCGTCGCCGTCGTGCTCGGTTGCGACCCCGCCACTATTTTAGGCGCGGTAACACCCGTTCCCGATACTTTGAGTGAATACCAGTTTGCAGGACTGCTGCGTGGCTCGCGGACGGAGCTGGTGAAATGTATCGGCAACGATTTGCAAGTGCCCGCCCGCGCAGAAATCGTGTTGGAAGGCGTCATCCATCCGAACGAAACCGCGTTGGAAGGCCCATACGGCGATCACACGGGCTATTACAACGAGCAGGACCATTTTCCCGTGTTCACGGTCGAACGCATCACCATGCGCGAAAACCCGATTTACCATTCGACCTACACAGGCAAACCGCCCGATGAACCCGCCGTTTTGGGCGTGGCGTTGAATGAAGTGTTCGTACCGCTCTTGCAAAAGCAGTTTCCCGAAATCACCGATTTCTACCTGCCGCCCGAAGGCTGCTCCTACCGCATGGCGGTGGTCAGCATGAAAAAACAGTATGCCGGACACGCCAAGCGCGTGATGATGGGTTGCTGGTCGTTCCTGCGCCAGTTTATGTACACTAAATTCATCATCGTGGTCGATGACGATGTGAACGTACGCGACTGGAAAGAAGTCATATGGGCAGTCACCACGCGCATGGACCCCGTGCGCGACACCGTTTTAGTGGAAAACACGCCCATCGACTACCTCGACTTCGCCAGCCCCGTCAGCGGGCTCGGCGGCAAAATGGGCTTGGACGCGACCAACAAATGGCCGGGCGAAACCGACCGCGAATGGGGGCGGGTGATCAAAAAAGACTCTGCGGTTACAGCTAAGATTGATGAGATTTGGGGGGAGTTGGGGTTGTAA
- a CDS encoding DUF4375 domain-containing protein, with protein MTTLFRQDDLNPQDAAEFLYTLSAAYLDYTDAAGDEEMRCLNDEQHTLTAYCYLDSQVQEGGFVQLIAAGYGEYVFHNPVADSLRRWRIKPTPKILDKAKALYGRDGAKIEEMADRGASLDEIRAKFPDFEELDGEYYEIADDDMAAAVAYVLANWEKFAEIAD; from the coding sequence ATGACGACACTTTTCCGGCAGGATGATTTGAACCCTCAAGACGCTGCAGAATTTCTCTACACATTGAGCGCGGCGTATTTGGATTATACGGATGCGGCAGGCGATGAGGAAATGCGGTGTTTGAACGACGAGCAGCACACGCTGACGGCTTACTGCTATTTGGACAGCCAAGTGCAGGAGGGCGGCTTTGTGCAACTGATTGCGGCGGGTTACGGCGAATATGTGTTCCATAACCCCGTCGCCGACAGCCTGCGCCGCTGGCGGATTAAACCGACACCTAAGATTTTGGATAAGGCAAAGGCTTTATACGGGCGGGACGGCGCAAAAATCGAGGAAATGGCGGACAGAGGGGCATCTTTGGACGAGATTCGTGCTAAGTTTCCCGATTTTGAGGAATTGGACGGCGAATATTACGAAATCGCGGACGACGATATGGCGGCGGCTGTGGCGTATGTGTTGGCAAATTGGGAGAAGTTTGCGGAGATCGCGGATTGA
- a CDS encoding tetratricopeptide repeat protein, whose translation MSELNDQTYDTICQLCEQGDTLADDGQYAEALDLYWQAWDLLPEPKTDWEAATWILAAIGDADFLSGDFAAAHEHLSHAMYCPDAIGNPFLHLRLGQAQFELGNMERAADELMRAYMGLDDEAWLDEDPKYLDFLATVAEGIENHSRKTTSAI comes from the coding sequence ATGAGCGAATTAAACGACCAAACCTACGACACTATTTGCCAGCTTTGCGAACAAGGCGACACTTTGGCGGACGACGGGCAATACGCCGAAGCACTCGACCTTTATTGGCAGGCATGGGATTTGTTGCCCGAACCGAAAACCGACTGGGAAGCGGCAACATGGATTCTGGCAGCCATCGGCGATGCGGATTTTTTGAGTGGCGATTTTGCCGCCGCGCACGAGCATTTAAGCCACGCCATGTATTGCCCGGACGCAATCGGCAACCCGTTTTTGCATTTGCGTTTAGGACAGGCGCAGTTTGAATTAGGCAATATGGAACGCGCCGCTGACGAGCTGATGCGCGCCTACATGGGTTTGGACGATGAAGCGTGGCTGGACGAAGACCCGAAATATCTGGATTTCTTAGCCACCGTAGCAGAAGGAATTGAAAACCACAGCCGAAAAACAACTAGTGCAATATAG